The Paracoccus liaowanqingii genome window below encodes:
- a CDS encoding efflux transporter outer membrane subunit: MTFSHSARAALSLTALLMISACAAVGPDPSDLPETRVQAAYDEGGAAPLGQLGANAFWSGYQDRTLSRLIADGLDTSLDIITANERIRAAAADLQATQPLSAQVAGDPASASRVRSGGDGLATGYSSSATLSAGFVFDLFGGARRAREGAAAAYASAEAQVQVTRLAWLAEVIGAYSEARYNQQALALTRETIRTREGTLEVTRNMLSLGLATDYDIAQTEALLQTARADLPAFEAQFSAQVYRLSTLLNRQAGPLMTTMQGGSGALRIPPGPGTGVPADLLRNRPDVRAAQQDLAQALAAVGVATADMLPSLSLTGTVSDSGGATGWGFGPRLSLPVAGQGVLAATRTRRLSEARSADLAWRASVAAAVEDVQTSQSNLRRLRQRVAALDEAAASYDRAYDLARTNFEAGALPLVDLLDADRQRAAARLQAASARNDAAREWAALQIATGAGAAVASIAE; this comes from the coding sequence GTGACATTCTCTCATTCGGCGCGGGCCGCGCTGTCGCTGACGGCGCTGCTGATGATCTCGGCCTGCGCGGCGGTGGGGCCGGATCCGTCCGACCTTCCCGAGACTCGCGTCCAGGCGGCCTATGACGAGGGCGGGGCCGCGCCCCTGGGCCAGCTGGGCGCCAATGCCTTCTGGTCGGGCTATCAGGACCGCACCCTGTCGCGGCTGATCGCGGACGGGCTGGACACCAGCCTGGACATCATCACCGCCAACGAGCGCATCCGCGCCGCCGCCGCCGACCTGCAGGCGACCCAGCCCCTGTCGGCGCAGGTCGCGGGCGATCCGGCCTCGGCCAGCCGCGTGCGGTCGGGCGGCGACGGGCTGGCCACCGGCTATTCCAGCAGCGCCACCCTGTCGGCGGGCTTCGTCTTCGACCTGTTCGGCGGCGCCCGCCGCGCGCGCGAGGGGGCCGCGGCCGCCTATGCCTCGGCCGAGGCGCAGGTGCAGGTCACCCGGCTGGCCTGGCTGGCCGAGGTCATCGGCGCCTATTCCGAGGCGCGCTACAACCAGCAGGCGCTGGCCCTGACGCGCGAGACGATCCGCACCCGCGAGGGCACGCTGGAGGTCACGCGCAACATGCTGTCCCTGGGCCTGGCGACCGATTACGACATCGCCCAGACCGAGGCGCTGCTGCAGACCGCCCGCGCCGACCTGCCCGCCTTCGAGGCGCAGTTCTCGGCCCAGGTCTATCGCCTGTCCACGCTGCTGAACCGGCAGGCCGGGCCGCTGATGACCACCATGCAGGGCGGATCGGGGGCGCTGCGCATCCCGCCCGGCCCCGGCACCGGCGTGCCTGCCGACCTGCTGCGCAACCGCCCCGACGTGCGCGCCGCCCAGCAAGACCTGGCGCAGGCGCTGGCGGCGGTGGGCGTGGCCACGGCGGACATGCTGCCCTCGCTGTCGCTGACCGGCACGGTCAGTGATTCGGGCGGGGCGACGGGATGGGGCTTCGGCCCGCGCCTGTCCCTGCCGGTGGCGGGCCAGGGCGTGCTGGCCGCGACCCGCACCCGCCGTCTGTCCGAGGCACGCTCTGCCGATCTGGCTTGGCGCGCCTCGGTCGCGGCGGCGGTCGAGGACGTGCAGACCAGCCAGTCGAACCTGCGGCGCCTGCGCCAGCGCGTCGCGGCGCTGGACGAGGCCGCGGCCTCCTATGACCGGGCCTATGATCTGGCGCGCACCAACTTCGAGGCCGGCGCTCTGCCGCTGGTCGACCTGCTGGACGCCGACCGCCAGCGCGCGGCAGCCCGGCTGCAGGCCGCCTCGGCCCGCAACGACGCCGCCCGCGAATGGGCCGCGCTGCAGATCGCGACAGGTGCAGGTGCCGCCGTGGCAAGCATCGCCGAGTGA
- a CDS encoding GatB/YqeY domain-containing protein has product MELRAKLQAATKEAMKARNSSRLSTLRLIGAAVKDREIAARGSDGDGTLTEADLIAILSRMVKQRQESARAYEEGGRLELAAKEEEEILVIQEYLPRQMSAEETVAAIDKAIADLGAEGIRDMGRVMAALKERHAGQMDFGAAGPAVKDRLLA; this is encoded by the coding sequence ATGGAATTGCGAGCCAAGCTGCAAGCCGCGACCAAGGAGGCGATGAAGGCCAGGAACAGCTCTCGTCTGTCCACGCTGCGCCTGATCGGGGCGGCCGTCAAGGACCGCGAGATCGCGGCGCGCGGCAGCGACGGGGACGGCACCCTGACCGAGGCCGACCTGATCGCGATCCTGTCCCGCATGGTCAAGCAGCGCCAGGAATCGGCCCGCGCCTATGAAGAGGGCGGGCGGCTGGAACTGGCCGCCAAGGAGGAAGAGGAAATCCTGGTGATCCAGGAATACCTGCCCCGCCAGATGAGCGCCGAGGAAACCGTGGCCGCCATCGACAAGGCCATCGCCGACCTGGGGGCCGAGGGCATCCGCGACATGGGCCGCGTCATGGCCGCGCTGAAGGAACGCCATGCCGGGCAGATGGATTTCGGCGCCGCGGGCCCGGCGGTCAAGGACCGCCTGCTGGCCTGA
- a CDS encoding efflux RND transporter permease subunit, whose product MARFFIHRPVFAWVIALITMLVGALGLNSLAIEQYPQIAPTTVSVSATYNGASAEVVESSVTTVIEDAMTGIDGLIYMTSNSTPGSASVSLTFDDTVDADIAQVQVQNKLQLVNSQLPDVVQQQGVQVARSTSSILLVGALTSPDGSYSTVELGDLIAQLIEDPVKRTPGVGSINTFGSGYAMRIWMDPMKMVQYQVTPADVTAAVAAQNTNVTVGNLGAQPAAEGQRLTVSVSAQSQLSTVDEFESILLRVDPDGSTVFLGDVARIEIGQESYGGESRHNGNPAAGFAVNLATGANAVDTAEAVRETIDAVAGALPAGVEIVYPYDTSPFVEESISQVYHTLAEAVVLVFLVILVFLQSWRATIIPVVAIPVVLLGTFAVLAAAGYTINTLTMFALVLAIGLLVDDAIVVVENVERVMEEEGLGPVEATEKSMDEITGALVGIVLVLSAVFLPMAFMTGATGVIYRQFSITIITAMVLSLGVAVILTPAMCASLLKPRKHGQGGIAPARWFNRNLDRVNDGYVGAVTRMVKRPLRMLLVLVVIGFGVMTLFDRLPGSFLPDEDQGVALVIIQGPDGSTTQQTQAMVEKVEDYLLTQESDTVESVFAALGFSFGGTGQNNAMVFVKLRDYDAREGFDIASLVGRANGYFFTTNRQGNIFVLQPPAIQGLGTSSGFTMYMVDQSGQGQDALIAAADDLVAGAQADGRVTNLRGNEAATQTALRLDIDQQKAAAFGLSIQEVNAMLSVIFAGRDVNDFSLGTDLRPVIVQGEAEARSQPQDIDRWYARNDQGEMVSFGAFSDQSWQQEPQALARFGGTRALELSGAAVQGLSSGAAMDAMQEMVGELEGGYGTAWTGLSYQERLSGNQAPLLFALSALVVFLSLAALYESWAVPLAVMLTVPVGILGALAAALWFGQSNDVYFKVGLLTTIGLAARNAILIVEFAQAQVHEGKSVAEAALIASRQRLRPILMTTFAFMLGVLPLAIASGAGAGAQNSIGIGVLGGMASSAVIGIFLVPVFYVAVLKLRQMLSRKEKTS is encoded by the coding sequence ATGGCCCGTTTCTTCATCCATCGACCCGTCTTTGCCTGGGTCATCGCGCTGATCACCATGCTGGTCGGCGCCCTCGGCCTCAACAGCCTTGCCATCGAGCAATATCCCCAGATCGCGCCGACCACGGTCAGCGTCAGCGCGACCTATAACGGTGCCTCGGCCGAGGTCGTGGAAAGCTCGGTCACCACGGTGATCGAGGACGCGATGACCGGCATCGACGGCCTGATCTACATGACCTCGAACTCGACCCCGGGATCAGCCTCGGTCTCGCTGACCTTCGACGACACCGTGGACGCCGACATCGCGCAGGTGCAGGTGCAGAACAAGCTGCAGCTGGTCAATTCGCAGCTGCCCGACGTGGTGCAGCAGCAGGGCGTGCAGGTCGCGCGCTCGACCTCGTCGATCCTGCTGGTGGGGGCGCTGACCTCGCCCGACGGCAGCTATTCCACGGTCGAGCTGGGCGACCTGATCGCGCAGCTGATCGAGGATCCGGTCAAGCGGACCCCGGGCGTGGGCTCGATCAACACCTTCGGGTCGGGCTATGCGATGCGGATCTGGATGGATCCGATGAAGATGGTCCAGTATCAGGTCACCCCCGCCGACGTGACGGCGGCGGTCGCGGCGCAGAACACCAATGTCACCGTGGGCAACCTGGGCGCGCAACCTGCGGCCGAAGGCCAGCGGCTGACGGTGTCCGTGTCGGCGCAGTCGCAGCTGTCGACGGTGGACGAGTTCGAAAGCATCCTGCTGCGCGTCGATCCAGACGGCTCGACCGTGTTTCTGGGCGACGTGGCGCGGATCGAGATCGGCCAGGAAAGCTATGGCGGCGAATCGCGCCACAACGGCAATCCGGCGGCGGGCTTTGCCGTCAACCTGGCCACGGGCGCCAATGCGGTCGACACGGCCGAGGCGGTGCGCGAGACGATCGACGCGGTGGCGGGCGCCCTGCCCGCCGGCGTCGAGATCGTCTATCCCTACGACACCTCGCCCTTCGTCGAGGAATCGATCAGCCAAGTCTATCACACCCTAGCCGAGGCCGTGGTGCTGGTCTTCCTGGTGATCCTGGTCTTCCTGCAGAGCTGGCGGGCGACGATCATCCCGGTCGTGGCGATCCCCGTCGTGCTGCTTGGCACCTTCGCGGTGCTGGCGGCGGCGGGCTACACGATCAACACGCTGACCATGTTCGCGCTGGTGCTGGCCATCGGCCTGCTGGTCGACGACGCCATCGTCGTGGTGGAAAATGTCGAGCGGGTGATGGAGGAAGAGGGCTTGGGTCCGGTTGAGGCCACCGAGAAGAGCATGGACGAGATCACCGGCGCGCTGGTCGGCATCGTGCTGGTCCTGTCGGCGGTGTTCCTGCCCATGGCCTTCATGACCGGGGCCACCGGGGTGATCTATCGACAGTTCTCGATCACCATCATCACCGCGATGGTGTTGTCCCTGGGCGTGGCCGTCATCCTGACGCCCGCCATGTGCGCCAGCCTTCTCAAGCCGCGCAAGCACGGCCAGGGGGGCATCGCGCCCGCGCGCTGGTTCAACCGCAACCTGGACCGGGTGAACGACGGCTATGTCGGCGCCGTCACCCGCATGGTCAAGCGGCCCCTGCGCATGCTGCTGGTCCTGGTCGTCATCGGTTTCGGCGTGATGACGCTGTTCGACCGCCTGCCGGGATCCTTCCTGCCCGACGAGGATCAGGGCGTGGCGCTGGTCATCATCCAAGGGCCCGACGGATCCACCACCCAGCAGACGCAGGCGATGGTCGAGAAGGTCGAGGATTACCTGCTGACGCAGGAATCCGACACGGTCGAATCGGTCTTTGCCGCGCTTGGCTTCAGCTTCGGCGGCACCGGCCAGAACAACGCGATGGTCTTCGTGAAACTGCGCGACTACGACGCCCGCGAGGGCTTCGACATCGCCTCGCTGGTGGGCCGGGCCAACGGATACTTCTTCACCACCAACCGGCAGGGCAACATCTTCGTGCTGCAGCCGCCGGCCATCCAAGGCCTGGGCACCTCGTCGGGCTTCACCATGTACATGGTCGACCAGTCGGGCCAGGGCCAGGACGCGCTGATCGCCGCCGCCGACGACCTGGTCGCCGGGGCGCAGGCCGACGGCCGCGTAACCAACCTGCGCGGCAACGAGGCCGCGACCCAGACCGCGCTGCGCCTGGACATCGACCAGCAGAAGGCCGCGGCCTTCGGCCTGTCGATCCAGGAGGTCAACGCCATGCTGTCGGTCATCTTCGCGGGGCGGGACGTCAACGACTTCTCGCTTGGCACCGACCTGCGCCCGGTGATCGTGCAGGGCGAGGCCGAGGCCCGCAGCCAGCCGCAGGACATCGACCGCTGGTATGCGCGCAACGACCAGGGCGAGATGGTGTCGTTCGGGGCCTTCTCGGACCAGAGCTGGCAGCAGGAACCGCAGGCGCTGGCGCGCTTCGGCGGCACCCGCGCGCTGGAACTGAGCGGCGCCGCCGTGCAGGGCCTGTCCTCGGGCGCCGCGATGGACGCCATGCAGGAGATGGTGGGCGAGCTGGAGGGCGGATACGGCACCGCCTGGACGGGCCTGTCCTATCAGGAACGCCTTTCGGGCAATCAGGCGCCGCTGCTCTTCGCGCTGTCCGCGCTGGTCGTGTTCCTGTCGCTGGCCGCGCTTTACGAAAGCTGGGCCGTGCCGCTGGCGGTCATGCTGACCGTGCCGGTGGGGATCCTGGGGGCCCTGGCCGCCGCCTTGTGGTTCGGGCAGTCGAACGACGTCTACTTCAAGGTGGGCCTGCTGACGACGATCGGGCTGGCGGCCCGCAACGCCATCCTGATCGTCGAGTTCGCCCAGGCCCAGGTGCACGAGGGGAAATCGGTGGCCGAGGCCGCGCTGATCGCCTCTCGCCAGCGCCTGCGGCCGATCCTGATGACCACCTTCGCCTTCATGCTGGGGGTGCTGCCGCTGGCCATCGCCTCGGGCGCGGGGGCCGGGGCGCAGAACTCGATCGGGATCGGGGTTCTGGGGGGCATGGCCTCGTCCGCGGTGATCGGGATCTTCCTGGTGCCCGTCTTCTATGTTGCCGTGCTGAAGCTGCGGCAGATGCTGAGCCGAAAGGAAAAGACCTCGTGA
- a CDS encoding c-type cytochrome: MRSAIVGALLGATLAIPATAQEMGDVAAGEGEFRKCRACHMIQDSEGTDIVRGGATGPNLWNIVGSGIAAEEGYRYGDGLIASAEANPDMVWTPEELVAYVTDPTAWVKEKSGDDSARSKMTFKLNRNQEDLVAYLVSVSPDAPAE, translated from the coding sequence ATGAGATCAGCCATTGTCGGCGCCCTTCTGGGCGCGACCCTAGCCATTCCCGCAACGGCGCAGGAGATGGGCGACGTTGCCGCGGGCGAGGGCGAATTCCGCAAGTGCCGGGCCTGCCACATGATCCAGGACAGCGAGGGCACCGATATCGTGCGGGGCGGGGCGACCGGCCCGAACCTGTGGAACATCGTCGGATCGGGCATCGCCGCCGAAGAAGGCTATCGCTATGGCGACGGCCTGATCGCCTCGGCCGAGGCCAATCCGGACATGGTCTGGACCCCCGAGGAGCTGGTCGCCTACGTCACCGACCCCACGGCCTGGGTAAAGGAGAAGTCGGGCGACGATTCGGCGCGCAGCAAGATGACCTTCAAGCTGAACCGCAACCAGGAGGATCTGGTGGCCTATCTGGTCAGCGTCTCGCCGGATGCCCCGGCCGAGTGA
- a CDS encoding DUF3008 family protein, which translates to MPARSKAQQRAAGAALSAKRGETKVGDLKGASKDMHDSMSEDELQDIAATDLDDLPDRVDGT; encoded by the coding sequence ATGCCCGCCAGATCCAAGGCCCAGCAGCGCGCCGCCGGCGCCGCCCTCTCCGCCAAGCGTGGCGAGACGAAGGTCGGCGACCTCAAGGGCGCATCGAAGGACATGCATGACAGCATGTCCGAGGACGAACTTCAGGACATCGCCGCGACCGACCTCGACGACCTGCCCGATCGCGTCGACGGGACGTGA
- the lipB gene encoding lipoyl(octanoyl) transferase LipB, with product MVEWIISKGLTGHDEAVAVMEARVAAILAGTANEAVWLVEHPPIYTAGTSAKGSDLLEARFPVHATGRGGQYTYHGPGQRIAYVMLDLNRRGRDVRAFVAQLEAWVIDTLAEFGVSGQVRAGRVGVWVPRPDKPPLPDGSQHEDKIAAIGVKLRRWVSFHGLSINVDPDLRHYDGIVPCGISGHGVTSLVDLGLPVGMADLDVALRQAFSRNFT from the coding sequence ATGGTGGAATGGATCATCAGCAAGGGCCTGACCGGCCATGACGAGGCCGTGGCGGTCATGGAGGCGCGGGTGGCCGCGATCCTGGCGGGCACGGCGAACGAGGCCGTCTGGCTGGTCGAGCATCCGCCGATCTATACCGCCGGGACCAGCGCCAAGGGCTCGGACCTGCTGGAGGCGCGCTTTCCCGTCCATGCGACCGGGCGCGGCGGACAGTACACCTATCACGGGCCGGGGCAGCGAATCGCCTATGTCATGCTGGACCTGAACCGGCGCGGGCGCGACGTGCGGGCCTTCGTCGCGCAGCTGGAGGCTTGGGTGATCGACACGCTGGCCGAGTTCGGCGTCTCGGGCCAGGTCCGGGCAGGGCGCGTCGGGGTCTGGGTGCCGCGGCCCGACAAGCCCCCCCTGCCCGACGGATCCCAGCACGAGGACAAGATCGCCGCGATCGGGGTCAAGCTGCGGCGGTGGGTCAGCTTCCACGGGCTGTCGATCAATGTCGATCCGGACCTGCGCCATTACGACGGCATCGTGCCCTGCGGGATCAGCGGGCACGGGGTGACCTCGCTGGTCGATCTGGGGCTGCCGGTCGGGATGGCCGATCTGGATGTCGCCCTGCGCCAAGCCTTTTCCCGCAATTTTACCTGA
- a CDS encoding cytochrome c oxidase subunit I, whose amino-acid sequence MADAAAHGHDDHHDTRGFFTRWFMSTNHKDIGILYLFTSGLAGLIAVSFTVYMRMELHEPGVQYMCLEGARFFADASQACTPNGHLWNVLVTYHGVLMMFFVVIPALFGGFGNYFMPLQIGAPDMSFPRMNNLSYWLYVTGLLLGVASLLSPGGNQQLGSGVGWVLYPPLSTNEGGYSMDLAIFAVHVSGASSIVGAINIITTFLNMRAPGMTLFKVPLFAWSVFITAWLILLALPVLAGAITMLLMDRNFGTNFFNPAGGGDPVLYQHILWFFGHPEVYIIILPGFGIISHVIATFSKKPVFGYLPMVLAMAAIGILGFVVWAHHMYTVGMSLTQQSYFMLATMTIAVPTGIKVFSWIATMWGGSVEFKTPMLWAFGFLFLFTVGGVTGVVLSQAPLDRVYHDTYYVVAHFHYVMSLGAVFTLFAGVYYWIGKMSGRQYPEWAGKLHFWMMFIGSNLTFFPQHFLGRQGMPRRYIDYPVEFAFWNAVSSWGAYLSFASFLLFIGIVFYTLLAGKRVTQNNYWNEYADTLEWTLPSPPPEHTFEQLPKREDWDHSRANH is encoded by the coding sequence ATGGCAGACGCAGCCGCACACGGCCATGACGACCACCATGACACCCGCGGGTTCTTCACCCGCTGGTTCATGTCCACCAATCACAAAGACATTGGTATCCTTTACCTGTTCACATCGGGTCTGGCCGGCCTGATCGCCGTCAGCTTCACCGTCTACATGCGGATGGAGCTGCACGAGCCAGGTGTTCAGTACATGTGTCTGGAAGGCGCGCGATTCTTCGCGGATGCCAGCCAGGCCTGCACGCCCAACGGCCATCTGTGGAACGTCCTGGTCACCTATCACGGCGTCCTGATGATGTTCTTCGTCGTGATCCCGGCGCTGTTCGGCGGTTTCGGCAACTACTTCATGCCGCTGCAGATCGGCGCGCCGGACATGAGCTTCCCGCGCATGAACAACCTCAGCTACTGGCTGTACGTGACCGGCCTGCTGCTGGGCGTCGCCTCGCTGCTGTCGCCGGGCGGCAACCAGCAGCTGGGCTCGGGCGTGGGCTGGGTGCTGTACCCGCCGCTGTCCACCAACGAGGGCGGCTACTCGATGGACCTGGCGATCTTCGCCGTCCACGTCTCGGGTGCCTCGTCCATCGTCGGCGCGATCAACATCATCACCACCTTCCTGAACATGCGTGCCCCCGGCATGACCCTGTTCAAGGTGCCGCTGTTCGCTTGGTCGGTCTTCATCACCGCCTGGCTGATCCTGCTGGCCCTGCCCGTCCTGGCCGGCGCCATCACCATGCTGCTGATGGACCGCAACTTCGGGACGAACTTCTTCAACCCGGCCGGTGGCGGCGACCCGGTGCTGTACCAGCACATCCTGTGGTTCTTCGGACACCCGGAAGTCTACATCATCATCCTGCCCGGCTTCGGCATCATCAGCCACGTCATCGCGACCTTCTCGAAGAAGCCGGTCTTCGGCTATCTACCGATGGTCCTGGCCATGGCCGCGATCGGCATCCTGGGCTTCGTCGTGTGGGCGCACCACATGTACACCGTCGGCATGTCGCTGACCCAGCAGAGCTACTTCATGCTGGCCACCATGACGATCGCCGTGCCCACGGGCATCAAGGTCTTCTCGTGGATCGCGACGATGTGGGGCGGCTCGGTCGAGTTCAAGACGCCCATGCTCTGGGCCTTCGGCTTCCTGTTCCTGTTCACCGTGGGCGGGGTCACCGGGGTCGTGCTGAGCCAGGCGCCGCTGGACCGCGTGTATCACGACACCTACTACGTCGTGGCGCACTTCCACTACGTGATGTCGCTCGGTGCGGTCTTCACCCTCTTCGCCGGGGTCTATTACTGGATCGGCAAGATGTCGGGTCGCCAGTATCCGGAATGGGCGGGCAAGCTGCACTTCTGGATGATGTTCATCGGCTCGAACCTGACCTTCTTCCCGCAGCACTTCCTGGGTCGCCAGGGCATGCCGCGCCGCTACATCGACTATCCGGTCGAGTTCGCGTTCTGGAACGCCGTCAGCTCGTGGGGCGCCTACCTGTCCTTCGCCTCCTTCCTGCTGTTCATCGGCATCGTGTTCTACACGCTGCTGGCCGGCAAGCGCGTCACCCAGAACAACTACTGGAACGAGTACGCCGACACGCTGGAATGGACCCTGCCCTCGCCCCCGCCCGAGCACACGTTCGAGCAGCTGCCCAAGCGCGAGGACTGGGACCACAGCCGCGCCAACCACTGA
- a CDS encoding DUF2244 domain-containing protein, which translates to MQTLTLWPHRSLPKRGFVWFIAVTAAFLSLPILAVLGTGVLWGLLPFMVLAVGGVWFAIQHSYRSGQTREELVMDRSRLQIRRNDPGRPERIWQTNSYWVRPVLRKGPVEAYLTLSDGQREIELGAFLTPDERRSLCDELLRRLSHLR; encoded by the coding sequence TTGCAAACCCTGACCCTCTGGCCGCACCGGTCCCTGCCCAAGCGCGGCTTCGTCTGGTTCATCGCGGTGACGGCGGCGTTCCTGTCGCTGCCGATCCTGGCGGTGCTGGGGACGGGTGTGCTGTGGGGGCTTCTGCCCTTCATGGTGCTGGCGGTGGGGGGCGTGTGGTTCGCCATCCAGCACAGCTATCGCAGCGGACAGACGCGCGAGGAGCTGGTCATGGACCGCAGCCGCCTGCAGATCCGCCGCAACGATCCGGGCCGCCCCGAGCGGATCTGGCAGACCAACAGCTACTGGGTGCGTCCGGTCCTGCGCAAGGGACCGGTCGAGGCCTACCTGACCCTGTCGGACGGCCAGCGAGAGATCGAGCTGGGCGCCTTCCTGACGCCCGACGAACGCCGCAGCCTGTGCGACGAGCTGCTGCGTCGCCTGTCGCATCTGCGCTGA
- a CDS encoding efflux RND transporter periplasmic adaptor subunit: MHKTIFATGAALAGAMLAALPAAAQAPGGMPPKQVGVVEVARQNVPRVVTLPGRAVAASDTAIRPRVGGIITEILYEPGQLIEAGTPMFRIEERTYQANLAGAEAQVASARAQVTQAQSSFDRTQQLLGSGTTQAQVEQAQATLDQARAAQQSAEAALILAEADLEWTTVTTPISGFASVAEASVGDLVTAGQAEAMATVTQLDPIEVDMYEPSSRFLSVLDDINDGNLRLNDELNAVLTLENGREYQAVGELVAPGVTVSTSTGSIDTRFRFANPDNLLLPGMFLRGQVELGVTEAFLVSQSAASRDKIGNLSAWVVVDGAVQQRQLTEDGSYQQQWIVTEGLEDGDMLVVDGLTGLAEGAEVVSVPVTFDEAGVVRETAAPADAPPADAASAEAPASDGPASNGPASNGTATDGPAADAPPADMPAADPAAEAPADAPATE, encoded by the coding sequence ATGCACAAGACGATCTTTGCCACCGGCGCGGCCTTGGCCGGCGCGATGCTTGCAGCCCTTCCTGCGGCGGCCCAGGCTCCGGGCGGGATGCCGCCCAAGCAGGTGGGCGTGGTCGAGGTGGCGCGCCAGAACGTGCCCCGCGTGGTGACCCTGCCCGGACGGGCGGTGGCGGCCTCGGACACGGCGATCCGGCCCCGCGTGGGCGGCATCATCACCGAGATTCTCTACGAGCCCGGCCAGCTGATCGAGGCCGGCACGCCGATGTTCCGCATCGAGGAGAGGACCTATCAGGCCAACCTGGCGGGCGCCGAGGCGCAGGTCGCCTCGGCCCGCGCGCAGGTCACGCAGGCGCAATCCTCGTTCGACCGCACGCAGCAGCTGCTGGGATCGGGCACCACCCAGGCCCAGGTTGAGCAGGCGCAGGCCACGCTGGACCAGGCGCGGGCGGCCCAGCAATCGGCCGAGGCTGCCCTGATCCTGGCCGAGGCCGATCTGGAATGGACCACCGTGACCACGCCGATCTCGGGCTTTGCCAGCGTGGCCGAGGCTTCGGTGGGCGATCTGGTGACCGCCGGTCAGGCCGAGGCGATGGCCACGGTGACCCAGCTGGACCCGATCGAGGTGGACATGTACGAGCCCTCGTCGCGGTTTCTCAGCGTGCTGGACGACATCAACGACGGCAACCTGCGCCTGAACGACGAGCTGAACGCTGTCCTGACGCTGGAGAACGGCCGCGAATACCAGGCGGTGGGAGAGCTGGTGGCGCCGGGCGTGACGGTCTCGACCTCGACCGGGTCGATCGACACGCGGTTCCGCTTCGCCAATCCCGACAACCTGCTGCTGCCGGGCATGTTCCTGCGCGGGCAGGTCGAGCTGGGCGTGACCGAGGCGTTCCTCGTGTCGCAATCGGCGGCCAGCCGCGACAAGATCGGCAACCTGTCGGCTTGGGTCGTCGTGGACGGCGCGGTGCAGCAGCGCCAGCTGACCGAGGATGGCAGCTATCAGCAGCAATGGATCGTGACCGAGGGGCTGGAGGACGGCGACATGCTGGTCGTCGACGGGCTGACCGGCCTGGCCGAGGGGGCCGAGGTCGTCAGCGTCCCGGTGACCTTCGACGAGGCGGGCGTGGTGCGCGAGACCGCCGCCCCCGCGGACGCCCCGCCCGCGGATGCCGCATCTGCCGAGGCCCCCGCATCGGACGGCCCCGCATCGAACGGCCCCGCATCGAACGGTACAGCGACGGACGGCCCGGCGGCGGACGCGCCCCCCGCAGACATGCCGGCGGCTGACCCCGCCGCCGAGGCGCCCGCTGACGCGCCCGCGACGGAGTAA